Proteins encoded together in one Vibrio lentus window:
- a CDS encoding CoA transferase subunit A, with protein sequence MRKKITANEIAEKLHDGMTIMIGGFMANGAPEGLIDLLLEHNIKNITLISTDTGTQVTGSGRLIAAKLVKKLYASHIGTNPETGNQMNNQELDVELVPQGTLAERIRAGGAGLGGILTPTGLGTLVAEGKQVITIDEKDYLLEKPLRADLAFIRGSVVDTKGNVFYKKTTQNFNPLMATAADLVIVEAETIVPLGDIEPESVHTPGLFVDYVYQKEAK encoded by the coding sequence AAGAAAATCACAGCCAACGAGATTGCAGAAAAATTGCATGATGGGATGACCATCATGATTGGCGGTTTTATGGCAAATGGTGCCCCTGAGGGCCTTATCGACCTACTGCTTGAACACAACATCAAAAACATCACACTAATTTCGACCGATACAGGAACTCAAGTCACAGGTTCCGGTCGACTGATTGCCGCAAAACTCGTAAAAAAACTCTACGCCTCGCACATTGGTACCAACCCAGAAACGGGAAACCAGATGAATAATCAAGAGCTAGATGTTGAACTGGTTCCACAAGGCACATTAGCCGAGCGTATTCGTGCAGGAGGGGCTGGACTTGGTGGCATTCTTACCCCAACAGGCCTTGGCACTTTGGTGGCAGAGGGTAAACAAGTGATTACCATTGATGAGAAAGACTATTTGTTAGAAAAACCTCTTCGCGCTGACCTTGCTTTTATACGCGGTTCAGTTGTCGATACCAAAGGGAATGTGTTTTACAAAAAAACCACTCAAAACTTCAATCCATTAATGGCGACCGCTGCCGACCTCGTGATTGTTGAAGCTGAAACAATTGTTCCACTTGGAGACATCGAACCAGAGTCGGTTCATACCCCTGGTCTATTTGTAGATTACGTCTATCAAAAGGAAGCGAAATAA
- a CDS encoding 3-oxoacid CoA-transferase subunit B — protein MTDIICKPQPTYGNTPLASKITDKAVIRRNIAWRVAQELHDGDVVNLGIGMPSLVANEIDSEVELILQSENGLLGIDAIADDSNTDADLVNAGGQPITATKGASYFNSADSFTIIRGGHVDVTVLGALQVDEQGNLANWIIPGKMVPGMGGAMDLVIGAKKVIVSMEHTAKGKHKLLKTCSLPLTALNQVDMVITEMGVISIHDSQMILTEIAPGYTPEEVQQATEATLIIPTPLNIMPLPKH, from the coding sequence ATGACGGATATTATCTGTAAACCTCAACCTACTTATGGCAATACGCCTTTGGCGAGCAAGATTACCGATAAGGCAGTTATACGTCGAAATATTGCTTGGAGAGTAGCTCAAGAACTGCATGATGGCGACGTCGTGAATTTGGGGATCGGCATGCCCTCTTTGGTTGCAAATGAAATTGACTCAGAAGTCGAGCTCATACTGCAATCTGAAAATGGGTTACTCGGTATTGATGCGATTGCTGACGACAGTAATACGGACGCCGATTTAGTCAATGCCGGCGGACAACCGATTACCGCAACCAAAGGCGCAAGCTATTTTAACAGCGCCGATTCCTTCACCATTATTCGCGGTGGTCATGTCGACGTAACGGTTCTCGGAGCACTGCAAGTCGATGAGCAAGGTAATCTTGCTAACTGGATTATCCCTGGGAAAATGGTTCCAGGTATGGGAGGCGCTATGGATCTAGTCATAGGCGCGAAAAAAGTCATCGTCTCAATGGAGCATACAGCGAAAGGTAAACACAAGCTTCTTAAAACCTGCTCTCTGCCATTAACCGCACTGAATCAAGTCGACATGGTCATCACAGAGATGGGGGTGATATCCATTCATGACTCCCAAATGATATTAACGGAGATAGCTCCAGGCTACACACCAGAAGAAGTGCAACAAGCAACAGAAGCAACCTTGATAATCCCGACACCTCTCAACATTATGCCACTTCCAAAGCATTAA